TAAATGCGCGAATAACTTCAATATTTACTTTTATGGCCCTTTCACTATTCAATACACTGGAAAGCATGGCCACTCCTTGTTCAGTAAAACAGTATGGAGCGTGTCTTAATCCCATAAGATCAGATTTGGAGGTGCCAAATTGGCTCCTCCAATTTTCAAGCTCCTCTTTGGTCATTTCAAACATAAAATCCTCAGGAAAGCGGCTTATATTCCTCTTTACTTGTCTTTTTAATTGTTTAGTTTCTACTCCATATAATTCCGCCAAATCGCGATCAAGCATTACCTTTTGATTTCGTATCCAATATATTTTGCTTACAACAATTTCATAGGGTATCATTGACATTTCCTTTTTTTTATAAAATACAACTATCAAAGGTAAATTACAGTTTAGCTTTTCCTTGCTATAATATGTTGTATGTAAATAAATACTTTAATTTAAATATCAAGTCTAAAAATTTTGTATTTTAATATTCTTCTAATGAATGCCGAGAACCAAAATGCCTAAGTCATGCTGATTCGCCGCGGCGAATGTTTAAGCATCTGTTCTCTGGAATTAGAAATTAGACATATTTCAGGCACTGAGCGCCTGACTGCCGCAAGGCATGTTAGTCGAATGGTGATACCATTTTTGCTCCGTAATAAGCAGAAATGCAAATCATTTAGTAAATTAGATTTATTGAACGGAATGTATTTTGTTGAACTAATAAATGAAAATCATCATGAATTGCAAAAAATTATCATTTCAAAATAAAATTAGGAGAATTAAAGGTTGGTTAATTTTATTTATCACAATTTTGCAATTTAAATCCTATTCACAAGGAATCGCTAATTACGTGAGTAATGGTGGATTTGAAAGTCATTATACCTGTTCACTGTCTACAATTAATATAGCTCATTATTGGAGATCAATTGACTCTATTCCTGCAAGTGGAGCCCCCGCATTTTATAGTACATGTTATCCTAATGTACCTACAGGCGGAGTAACCTACCAATGGCCAAGGACTGGATTGTCTTTTGGATTGGCTACTTTCCTTTGTCAAGAACCTCAATGCGCTCCCAATGGCCGGCAATACTTTAGAAATAGATTAAAAACAAACCTTCAAGCAGGTGCGACATACTGTGTTAAATTTTTTGTTAACATAAGTGATCCTTCCAGCTATGGAATTGATGGAATTGCTTCTTTTTTTTCAGACAATAGTATTGATACAATTACTAAGACTGGTATTCCATTAGCTTACATAATACCCCAAGTGCAAAATCCAAATGGAAATATAATTACAGATACAATGAATTGGATTCTTGTAACTGGCACCTTTGTTGCTAACGGAACAGAAAAGCATTTGTTAATCGGTAATTTTAAAAATGATGCGAACACAAATAAAACGCTTATTAATCCTTCAATTCTTCCAATGGTCGCATGTGATGTTTTGTTAGACGACGTGTCCTGTATTGATGTTGATTTACCGGCTTATGCAGGTCCTGATGTTGCATTTATTCCGGGTGGCACTGTTTACATAGGCAGGCCACAAGATGTTGGCATTGATGAAGCTTGTACTTGGTATAATCTTACAAATACCAATACACCAATTGCTAACGCCGCAGGCATTACCGTTACCCCTGCCGTAACATCCACTTACATAGTGCGTCAAGATATTTGCGGTAATATTAAATGGGATACGGTAGTGGTGCATCAAAGCGCGCTTGGTCTTGCCGCCCTGAGCGTAGTCGAAGGGTGGCTTAAACTAAGCCCCAACCCTGCACAGGATTTTTTAAATGTAAGTTTTGAGTGGAGCGATTTACACAAAGAATTTCCCAAGGCTGAAATATTTAATAATATTGGCCAATTGCTTACTATTATTGAGCTGAATTATAACAATAATAAAACAGTTATTGATTTAAAAGAATTACCGGATGGAGTTTATATGCTGAGTTTAAAAGGAAAAAATGCACAAACTATTAATAAACGATTTGTAATTGCGCATTGAGAATTCCTCAGTGTTTTTCATAATACTGTCAGTTCGAGTAGCGTAACAAAGTGAAGGAAATGTCACGCCGAGTGATTTTTGCCTGCCTCTTGCAAAAATTGTATCGAGGCGAACTTGTATTGAGAACTTACTAACGTATCACTTCTCGATATGCCGATGACCATTTCCATAATCGACTACTCGAAGTGACAATGGCGCTGTCAGTTCGAGTAGCGCAATGAAATGAAGCGTATCGAGAACTGCGTATGGAGTACCACTTCTCGATACGCTCGTTCCTCGCTACGAAGTGACAAAAATCTCAGAGTATCGATTCTATTTAGAAAAATTCTTTTTAGATAACATCTTAAGAGAATTGTATTCTCCTCTAATTAAAGCTTCTTTTTTAAGTTTACTCCATTTTTTTATTCGCGTTTCCCAATTAAAGGCGAGTGTGAAATCAGCAAAAGGTTCGTGGAAAACTAATTTAACTGGTCTTCGATTATGCGTATACGCATCTTTATTTATTCCAAGGTTGTGTTGCAGAATTCGTTTTTCAAGATTATTGGTTACTCCGGTATAATAAGTCCCATCACTACATTCAATTATATATAAATATATTAACTTAATCATAATACAAAAGTAAATTAGTATGAATTAAAATATTGCTACGATTAATAGCAAAAAAATTATCGTCAGTTCGAGTAGCGTAACAAAGTGAAGGAAATGTCACGCCGAGTGATTTTTGCCTGCCTCTTGCAAAAATTGTATCGAGGCGAACTTGTATTGAGAACTAACTAACGTATCCCTTCTCGATACGCCGATAACCATTTCCATAATCGGCTACTCGAAGTGACATTAATCCAAAAACTATTTTATAGCCTATTATTTCTTTTATAGTTAAAATTCAATTTTTGGGATTGCGGCAGGGATGTTCCGCCACAGCGGAGGTTTAGCTCGGGCGAGGCTTTACTCGCCCAGCCGAAGCGAAGCGTAGCCACGAACAGCCCGGTTGCCGCCCAAATAAAAATAAAATTTCCTAATATAAATTCTTTATTAAGGGTAACTTAAAACTGAGTAAGAAACCTCATTGCTCTCAATGTTAAATCAAATCCTTTTTAAGTTCAGTTAATGCACTGTAAAGTATATCCAAATCTTTTTGGGTGTTAAAGGCCTGAATGGAGTATCGGATAAAAACTTTATCGTTCTGCCTCATTACAGGAATTTCTATTTTAAAATCAGAATACAATTGATCGTGTAATTTTTCAGGATGTTTATGCTTGATTGGTATGCTGAACAATTGAACCAAAAAGTCATCATTAATTTTACATAAGGATTTAGTTCCTAAAAGTTCAATAAACCTTGGCGCATTACTTTGCACCATTTTTCGGCATTGAATCGCCACCTCCCACCAATTATGTGCTTTCATAAATTCAATGGATTTAGGAATAGTTAAAAAAGCGGAATAATCTCTTGTGCCTTGCATTTGATGATAATCTTGAAATTTTGAATTAGAAGGGAAAAGCGCTTTATATCCCCAACTGATGATTAAAGGGTCAAATAAATCCTGTATATTTTTTTGTACGTATAAAAAAGAACAGCCTTTGGGTGTCATCATCCATTTATGACAGGCACCGGTATAAATGGAGGCACCCAATTCTTTAATATTTAAAGGAATTTGTCCGGGCGCATGAGCGCCGTCTACAAAAACCAAAACCCCTTTTTCATTTGCCCATTGGCATATTTCTTCTACCGGCAAACGTAAACCGGTGCTGCTGGTGATATGACTAATAAATATTAATTTGGTTTTATTAGTAAATCCTTTTACAAATTCCTGTACAAAATCATCCTTACTGGTTATGGGAAAAGTAATATTGGTACGAATGTATTTGGCACCTTTTTTTTCGCAATAATATTCCCAGGTTTTATCACAAGCTCCGTATTCAATATTGGTGGCCAGCACTTCATCACCCGGATTTAAATTAAAACTTTTAGCGATAATATTTACTGCATAAGAAGGATTGGTAACGAATATTAAATCCTCTTCATCACAGTGGATGTAATCACCTAAACTTTTTTTGGCCTGTTGCAATAATTTTAGTCCGGTTTTGGTTATGAATTCAACCGGTTCTTTTTCCAATTCTAATTGTAATTTTTGATATTCCTCAAAAATGGGTTTTGGACAAGCGCCAAAAGATCCGAAGTTTAAATAAGTAATATTCGGATTAATTAGAAATTGATTCTTTAAATTTTGCATGAAATAAATGTAGCCAAAAAGCCAAAGTTATCCTACATTTAGCTTTTAATATGAAGGTTGATAAATATTTAGCATTATACTCCGATTATTCCAGGCGCAAGGCATTTGAATTAATAGAGGCGAAAAAGGTTCTGGTAAACGGAAAAACGGCCAATTTCAGTACCAAGGTAAATTTAGGCGACATCGTTTTAGCAGATTCGGTAGAGATTAAAGAAAAAAAGATACAAGAGCTAATTATTGCTTATAATAAACCAAAAGGCGTGATTTGTACCACTGAAAAAATTGAAGGTAATATTATTGATGCATTAAACTTTAAAGAAAAGATTTTTCCGATAGGTAGGCTGGACAAAGAATCTGAGGGTTTAATATTATTAACGAACAAAGGAGAGTTTGTAGATAAAATTGCAAATCCTAAATTTCAGCATGAAAAAGAATATATTGTTACACTTAACTTTCCGGTGAGAACTGCCTTTTTAAAGGAAATACGAAATGGTATAAATTTAGATGGTGAAATAACATTACCATGCAAAGCAGAAGTTATTGAGGGGACTAAAAGATTATTTAAGATCATCCTTAATCAAGGATTAAACAGGCAAATAAGAAGAATGTGCAATGCGTACGACTATCAAGTATTAAAATTACAAAGAGTACGCGTTATGAATATAAAGCTTGATAAATTAAAATTGGGTGAATGGAGAGAATTAACATCTGAAGAGAAGATTGAACTTTATAAAAACATTGAATAGTGAAGCTTAAGTTTTTAAAACTTCATTTAGCCGTATCGCTTTTAAATATCGTTTTTTGTAATTACTCGAATTAGTAAAATTGGTAATGACCACACCTCCATTTTTTTTACCCGAAGAAGAATGGATGAAGTAAACCTCTTGTTCAGTTACCTCAGCCACAATACCCACATGTCCGGGTTTCCGAATTTCGGCATTAGTACCGGTAAACACTAAAATATCGCCCTTACGAAGGGAATCAATTGACACTAAATTACCCGTTTTTTCATAATCCATTGATGCCCTGGGCACATCAACTCCAAAATGCGTAAATACATATTTTACAAATCCCGAACAATCAAATCCGGTATTCGGACAAATGCCGGTGTACTTATAAGGAATTCCTAATTGTAGCTTGGCAAAAGTGATTAATGAATCTGGACTAACTTGTCCATTCATATGAAAAGCAAATACTATAAATAAAAAATATACTCTGAAAAACCCCATTGATTTTCTAAAATTAGGCAATTACTATAGGGCATTATTAAAAAGAAATTAAGATAAGATTACTGGAATCGCATCCATTTGACTATATTTTATATAAATCTATGAAAACCAACTACATATATTATTAATGCTGATATTCATTTAAAATATCTTGTTAATTGAGTTGTTTTATTCCATCACTTTCTAAACGATTTAGGAATTAAATTTTGGAGTAAATGAGGGAATAAGGACTGAAATCGAGTAGGTAAAGCATATATATTATTTAAAAAAGGTATTTTTTTTAATTAATTGCCGAACTTTACATCAGCGAAAATACTATTATGAAGAAATTATTAATTACACTCGTTTTATTAGGATCAGTTTTATTTGGTAAA
This window of the Sphingobacteriaceae bacterium genome carries:
- a CDS encoding ORF6N domain-containing protein, which codes for MSMIPYEIVVSKIYWIRNQKVMLDRDLAELYGVETKQLKRQVKRNISRFPEDFMFEMTKEELENWRSQFGTSKSDLMGLRHAPYCFTEQGVAMLSSVLNSERAIKVNIEVIRAFTRIRQILTENTELRLAIEKLEKKSDNNTKNIEIVFQYLDELIEKKENQKPRRQIEYKNSRKKL
- a CDS encoding T9SS type A sorting domain-containing protein; the encoded protein is MKIIMNCKKLSFQNKIRRIKGWLILFITILQFKSYSQGIANYVSNGGFESHYTCSLSTINIAHYWRSIDSIPASGAPAFYSTCYPNVPTGGVTYQWPRTGLSFGLATFLCQEPQCAPNGRQYFRNRLKTNLQAGATYCVKFFVNISDPSSYGIDGIASFFSDNSIDTITKTGIPLAYIIPQVQNPNGNIITDTMNWILVTGTFVANGTEKHLLIGNFKNDANTNKTLINPSILPMVACDVLLDDVSCIDVDLPAYAGPDVAFIPGGTVYIGRPQDVGIDEACTWYNLTNTNTPIANAAGITVTPAVTSTYIVRQDICGNIKWDTVVVHQSALGLAALSVVEGWLKLSPNPAQDFLNVSFEWSDLHKEFPKAEIFNNIGQLLTIIELNYNNNKTVIDLKELPDGVYMLSLKGKNAQTINKRFVIAH
- a CDS encoding GIY-YIG nuclease family protein, with translation MKLIYLYIIECSDGTYYTGVTNNLEKRILQHNLGINKDAYTHNRRPVKLVFHEPFADFTLAFNWETRIKKWSKLKKEALIRGEYNSLKMLSKKNFSK
- a CDS encoding aminotransferase class V-fold PLP-dependent enzyme; this encodes MQNLKNQFLINPNITYLNFGSFGACPKPIFEEYQKLQLELEKEPVEFITKTGLKLLQQAKKSLGDYIHCDEEDLIFVTNPSYAVNIIAKSFNLNPGDEVLATNIEYGACDKTWEYYCEKKGAKYIRTNITFPITSKDDFVQEFVKGFTNKTKLIFISHITSSTGLRLPVEEICQWANEKGVLVFVDGAHAPGQIPLNIKELGASIYTGACHKWMMTPKGCSFLYVQKNIQDLFDPLIISWGYKALFPSNSKFQDYHQMQGTRDYSAFLTIPKSIEFMKAHNWWEVAIQCRKMVQSNAPRFIELLGTKSLCKINDDFLVQLFSIPIKHKHPEKLHDQLYSDFKIEIPVMRQNDKVFIRYSIQAFNTQKDLDILYSALTELKKDLI
- a CDS encoding pseudouridine synthase, with product MKVDKYLALYSDYSRRKAFELIEAKKVLVNGKTANFSTKVNLGDIVLADSVEIKEKKIQELIIAYNKPKGVICTTEKIEGNIIDALNFKEKIFPIGRLDKESEGLILLTNKGEFVDKIANPKFQHEKEYIVTLNFPVRTAFLKEIRNGINLDGEITLPCKAEVIEGTKRLFKIILNQGLNRQIRRMCNAYDYQVLKLQRVRVMNIKLDKLKLGEWRELTSEEKIELYKNIE
- a CDS encoding C40 family peptidase — its product is MNGQVSPDSLITFAKLQLGIPYKYTGICPNTGFDCSGFVKYVFTHFGVDVPRASMDYEKTGNLVSIDSLRKGDILVFTGTNAEIRKPGHVGIVAEVTEQEVYFIHSSSGKKNGGVVITNFTNSSNYKKRYLKAIRLNEVLKT